TCGGCGCCATTCCTTGGCTGCCCGAACGATAACGGCCTTGACAATCTCGCTCTTTTTCACAGTCGCCTGTGGAGTCGCAGATTTGACTGTACCCACAACGATGTCACCCACATAGCCATAGTGCCTTCTTGAACCACCATAGATATGGATCACCAGGAGTTCGCGAGCGCCGGTGTTATCGGCAACTTTTAATAGTGTTTCTTGTTGGATCATGACTCAGACTCCCAATTCTTCCACTAAGTCATCTTCAGACCGTTCTTCAACGCGTAGTACTTCCTCAATAACCCAGTGCTTTGTGCGGGAAATCGGCTTGCTTTCAACGATCCTGACTTTATCGCCAGGGTTCACGCCAATTTCGTCATGAGCTTTGTAGGTCTTTGCAGAGCGAACAACTTTGCGATAAAGCGGGTGGCGAAAAACGCGAACCACTTCCACAACAGCGGTCTTACTCATTTTATTGCTGATGACAGTCCCTACCAAACGACGTCGATCATTCATGCTTCACTCTCCTCAGCCATTTGTTTTTCTTTCAAAATGGTCTCCAGCCGGGCAATATCCCGACGGACATTCCGAACCTGGCTGGTATCAGTCAACTGACCGGTAATGGTTTGGAACCGCATGTTCATCAACGCATGCCGGGTTTCAGTGATTGCCTGTTCAATTTCGGTGACACTCATTTTACGAATATCTGATGCCTGCATGGTTACGCCTCTCCTGGGACATCACGTGAAACGATTTTGGTTTTCACGGACATCTTATATTTCGCGCGAAGGAGCGCCCGTTTTGCTGTTTCGGGATCAGTCCCGCCAACTTCAAACATGATGCGGCCAGGTTTGACCACGGCTACCCAATATTCCACTGGGCCTTTACCTTTACCCATACGGGTTTCAGCTGCGCGCTTTGTGTATGGCTTGTCCGGGAAAATCCGGATCCAGACCTTACCACGCCTTTTCATTTCGTGCACGATGGCACGCCGGGCGGCCTCGATCTGTCGAGCACTAACCCAACCCGGTTCCAAAGATTGCAAGCCAAATTCGCCAAAGGACACATCGGAGCCACGATAGGCTTTACCCCGCATGCGGCCACGCATTTGCTTGCGATACTTAACTCGTT
This Chloroflexota bacterium DNA region includes the following protein-coding sequences:
- the rplN gene encoding 50S ribosomal protein L14 — protein: MIQQETLLKVADNTGARELLVIHIYGGSRRHYGYVGDIVVGTVKSATPQATVKKSEIVKAVIVRAAKEWRRSDGSCIRFDDNAAVILDNDGVNPRGSRIFGPVARELREKGFMKIVSLAPEVL
- the rpmC gene encoding 50S ribosomal protein L29: MQASDIRKMSVTEIEQAITETRHALMNMRFQTITGQLTDTSQVRNVRRDIARLETILKEKQMAEESEA
- the rpsQ gene encoding 30S ribosomal protein S17 — protein: MNDRRRLVGTVISNKMSKTAVVEVVRVFRHPLYRKVVRSAKTYKAHDEIGVNPGDKVRIVESKPISRTKHWVIEEVLRVEERSEDDLVEELGV
- the rplP gene encoding 50S ribosomal protein L16; protein product: MLMPKRVKYRKQMRGRMRGKAYRGSDVSFGEFGLQSLEPGWVSARQIEAARRAIVHEMKRRGKVWIRIFPDKPYTKRAAETRMGKGKGPVEYWVAVVKPGRIMFEVGGTDPETAKRALLRAKYKMSVKTKIVSRDVPGEA